One segment of Anastrepha obliqua isolate idAnaObli1 chromosome 3, idAnaObli1_1.0, whole genome shotgun sequence DNA contains the following:
- the LOC129240583 gene encoding leucine-rich repeat-containing protein 15-like: MVQRKFPIVLILIALISQRILLLVAQKCVALEGEDYFGIYSCRGVQTLGEIEEELTASWRGIVVRNRKEEFFDLSAQSGEQLQQSSWAQIIELDLSQSGALNLGDNGFSLFTALERLNLTNAQLEDLKPRYFPNPVKLKYLDASWNDFQKLKANNFKSFSQLKVANFSQNNIQRIETGAFAALTQLQYLNLDNNALTNASIGACSGLKELTLSDNDIKQLSAYDFVGLPQLRHLKITSNSIRSIANDAFEPLRSLAVLNLAGNALHQLSAETFRGLERAPLQYLDLSSNDISSLPAQLFASLSKLQILNLSSNRLVSLPAALFTGLTLLRKVYVHDNDIGSIVPNTFANLTALDMLDLSANNIQQLEALVFGATTLQRFRKLTLKSNSLKHIHPLAFTALPSMEYLSMANNDLTTLDVRTFAPMRRLQKFHLGHNLLEEISEKVLDTLNDLSELLLDNNQLSFLPKMDVTAFPKLRKISLEGNPWQCNCLDDLFDWLNAKNVDYFRRQSPYYQGQRPLCFVTDKDVCVRDLATVKEIGFPHRKESE; this comes from the exons ATGGTCCAACGTAAATTTCCAATCGTATTGATACTAATCGCATTAATAAGCCAACGAATACTGCTGTTAGTGGCGCAGAAATGCGTAGCATTAGAAGGTGAAGACTATTTTGGAATCTACAGCTGCCGGGGAGTGCAGACGCTTGGTGAAATAGAAGAGGAATTGACGGCCAGTTGGCGCGGTATTGTTGTGCGAAATCGCAAAGAAGAGTTCTTCGACCTTTCAG CGCAATCAGGCGAGCAACTGCAACAATCGAGCTGGGCACAGATCATAGAATTGGACTTATCACAGTCTGGCGCTTTAAATCTAGGGGATAATGGATTTAGTTTGTTCACTGCCTTGGAGCGTTTGAATTTAACAAATGCACAATTGGAAGATTTGAAACCCCGATATTTTCCTAACCCTGTCAAATTAAAGTATCTCGATGCTAGTTGgaatgattttcaaaaattgaaggcGAATAATTTCAAGAGCTTTTCGCAATTGAAAGTtgcgaatttttcacaaaataatatACAGCGTATCGAAACAGGTGCCTTTGCTGCGCTCACGCAATTACAGTACCTAAACTTGGATAACAACGCGTTGACGAACGCGTCCATTGGTGCCTGCAGTGGGCTGAAAGAGTTAACGCTTAGTGATAATGACATTAAACAG TTGTCTGCATATGACTTTGTGGGCTTGCCGCAGCTGAGACACTTGAAGATCACCTCCAATAGTATTCGCAGCATCGCAAATGACGCATTCGAGCCGCTCAGAAGTCTAGCAGTACTCAACCTTGCGGGCAATGCATTGCATCAACTTTCTGCAGAAACCTTTCGCGGTCTGGAACGAGCCCCGCTACAATACTTGGATCTCAGTTCCAATGATATAAGCTCACTGCCAGCTCAGCTGTTTGCATCCTTAagcaaattacaaattttgaatCTCTCCAGCAATCGATTGGTTTCGCTGCCTGCCGCATTATTCACAGGATTGACGCTGCTGCGTAAAGTGTATGTGCATGACAATGATATCGGCAGCATCGTGCCAAATACTTTCGCAAATCTCACTGCGCTCGATATGCTGGATTTATCTGCGAACAACATACAACAGCTGGAAGCGTTGGTGTTTGGCGCAACGACCTTACAACGCTTCCGAAAGCTCACGCTTAAGAGTAACAGCTTGAAGCATATTCACCCTCTAGCTTTCACTGCGTTGCCTTCTATGGAATATCTTTCGATGGCCAACAATGATTTAACCACATTGGATGTGCGCACATTTGCGCCAATGCGTCGTCTGCAGAAGTTCCATCTAGGCCATAATTTGCTTGAAGAAATATCTGAAAAAGTACTCGACACTCTTAATGATTTGTCGGAACTTTTGCTGGACAATAATCAATTATCCTTCCTACCGAAAATGGATGTCACAGCATTTCCCAAATTGCGTAAAATTTCTTTGGAAGGTAATCCGTGGCAATGCAATTGCCTTGATGATTTGTTCGATTGGTTGAATGCCAAAAATGTGGACTACTTCAGGCGGCAGAGTCCCTACTACCAGGGGCAGAGACCCCTGTGTTTTGTGACGGATAAAGATGTGTGCGTGAGAGACTTGGCAACTGTAAAAGAGATTGGATTTCCACATAGGAAAGAAAGTGAATAA